The Vibrio sp. 16 genome segment TCAGTTTTGCTCTCGCTATTGGCCTTTATCAAGTCGGAACCGAGGGAGCCTTACGTTACAACAAGCTCACGATTGGTTTCTTCATTTGCTGTCTGCTTATCACGTTACCTGTTTTCTATCCAAGTTCGGTTGTGGAGCTCTCTATTGGCAAGTTAACTGGCTTGTGGGCAGGCTATCTTTTGTTCGTAGTCTTGCAACAGTTTCGTTTCAGCAATAAACAGAAGCAGCGCTTGCTATGGTTCATCGTCATCGCCGTTACCATTGAAGCTCTCTTTGGTTGGGTACAATACTTACTGTTAGAGCCCGGCAATCTTATTGGCTACAACACGCTAATCAACCGCCCTTATGGAATTTTTCAGCAGCCCAATGTCATGGCGACTTTTCTCGCAACAGGGCTTGCCATATCAGGCTACCTACTAACGCGACAACCAATTAAATATCAAACCAAAATCAGTGATGTTGCGCTTCTGTATTTAATCCCTGCACTCACCGTCCCCCTACTTATAGTACTTGCGTCACGAACGGGATGGCTAAGTGCGATTCTCGTGATCCTTGGGGTACTACCTTATCTCTACAGATTTGCGACAAAAAAACGTTTTTGGGGTTGGGTTGTCTCACTCAGTTTAGGGGTAATGCTGGGCTTGATACCAAATGTCGCTCAACACAATGTAGATTCACCTAAAAACCTATCGGCTCAAAAAGTAAACCTTAAAAGCCCAAGGGAATACCACATTCCTCAAGCGCTAGATATGCTAATCGAGAAGCCGTTTTCCGGATATGGTTATGGCAAATTTGAGTCTGAATACATTGTCTATAGCGCTCGTCAACATCAACTTAATCCAGAATATCATCCAGGCCTCCCCGCTCTTGACCATCCACACAACGAGCTGTTGTATTGGGGCGTTGAAGGTGGGTTAGTGCCAATACTGGCTATTT includes the following:
- a CDS encoding PglL family O-oligosaccharyltransferase gives rise to the protein MATTHVSGTKLAKQKPKVPLNKPFLVAFGAIYIIAMHFFMPNPGGAGLALSFNPTTWLALSFALAIGLYQVGTEGALRYNKLTIGFFICCLLITLPVFYPSSVVELSIGKLTGLWAGYLLFVVLQQFRFSNKQKQRLLWFIVIAVTIEALFGWVQYLLLEPGNLIGYNTLINRPYGIFQQPNVMATFLATGLAISGYLLTRQPIKYQTKISDVALLYLIPALTVPLLIVLASRTGWLSAILVILGVLPYLYRFATKKRFWGWVVSLSLGVMLGLIPNVAQHNVDSPKNLSAQKVNLKSPREYHIPQALDMLIEKPFSGYGYGKFESEYIVYSARQHQLNPEYHPGLPALDHPHNELLYWGVEGGLVPILAIFLAATLVLIRVYQGKKGTRLALFALFIPIVLHSQLEYPFYHSAIHWITFITLLYWVDQRANKYRSVTFSFVSQTGLRVSSLVMPTLVSFYMLSALHTNYVLTQFEKSNPKDPEILNQVTNPIAWQDRYDWDIYSTYLNIGLYKHDPEFIQPYIDWSLEIIKDKPRPAFYNNLILAYQGIGEEEKAQQIRSEAQFLFPNRDFSEVRYVPPNIDALTTEANKPAE